The Dyadobacter subterraneus genome window below encodes:
- a CDS encoding M20 metallopeptidase family protein, which yields MFDLQQKIKSLAKEQAASVVANRRHLHTNPELSFEEFKTAQFVAEELRALGLTPQEGIAGTGLVALIEGKNPGKKIVGLRADMDALPIVEANDVPYKSLVPGVMHACGHDVHTASLLGTARILNQLKDQFEGTVKLVFQPAEEKAPGGASLMIKEGVLENPRPLSMMGQHVAPNIPVGKIGFREGMYMASTDELYVTVIGKGGHAAAPDQLIDPILIASHIVVALQQIISRYRKPSNPAVLSFGRFIADGVTNVIPNEVTLQGTWRCMDEQWREDGLKKMKKMAEGMAEAMGGSCVFEIVKGYPFLKNHPELTRRVRTAATEYMGAENVVDLDLWMAGEDFAFYSQVVDSCFYRLGTRNEAKGIISGVHTPTFDVDETSLEIAPGLMSWLAISELAF from the coding sequence ATGTTTGACCTGCAACAAAAAATAAAGTCACTCGCGAAGGAACAGGCGGCGAGCGTTGTCGCAAATCGCCGGCATTTACATACCAATCCGGAATTGTCGTTTGAAGAATTTAAAACTGCACAATTTGTTGCGGAAGAACTTCGTGCATTGGGACTAACGCCGCAGGAAGGTATTGCAGGAACCGGACTTGTTGCTTTGATCGAAGGAAAAAATCCGGGTAAAAAAATTGTCGGTTTACGTGCAGATATGGATGCGCTGCCGATTGTTGAGGCAAACGATGTTCCATACAAATCGCTTGTACCAGGCGTTATGCACGCTTGCGGGCACGATGTGCATACAGCTTCATTACTTGGCACTGCAAGAATTTTAAACCAGTTAAAAGACCAGTTTGAAGGAACAGTAAAACTTGTTTTTCAACCTGCTGAGGAAAAAGCACCGGGCGGAGCTTCTTTGATGATTAAAGAAGGTGTTCTTGAAAACCCAAGACCATTAAGTATGATGGGCCAGCATGTTGCTCCTAATATTCCGGTTGGTAAAATCGGTTTCCGTGAAGGCATGTACATGGCCAGTACAGATGAATTATATGTGACCGTGATCGGAAAAGGGGGCCACGCAGCGGCACCAGACCAGTTAATAGATCCGATTTTAATTGCCTCACACATCGTTGTGGCGTTGCAGCAAATCATCAGTCGTTACAGAAAACCGTCAAACCCTGCTGTTTTGTCATTCGGGCGTTTTATTGCAGATGGCGTTACGAATGTCATTCCAAACGAAGTTACCTTACAGGGAACCTGGCGTTGTATGGATGAACAATGGCGTGAAGACGGATTGAAAAAAATGAAAAAAATGGCGGAGGGCATGGCAGAAGCCATGGGCGGAAGCTGTGTTTTTGAAATTGTAAAAGGATATCCGTTTTTGAAAAATCATCCGGAATTAACCCGCCGGGTAAGAACCGCGGCTACCGAATATATGGGTGCAGAAAATGTCGTAGATCTTGACCTGTGGATGGCAGGAGAAGATTTTGCATTTTATTCCCAGGTGGTCGATTCCTGTTTTTACAGATTGGGGACGCGTAATGAAGCCAAAGGAATTATTTCCGGCGTGCATACCCCAACCTTTGACGTAGATGAAACATCATTAGAAATAGCCCCCGGGCTCATGAGCTGGCTGGCTATTTCTGAACTTGCTTTTTAG
- a CDS encoding DUF58 domain-containing protein, with translation MFELFLGKLRKYEIRMRKAVTSERHGNFHSVFKGSGLEYDDLRLYQYGDDVRAIDWNTSAKGHGTFIKIFKEDKEQTAFFMLDVSASQRVGEINKLKIDIAKEICGVLTLSAIQEASRVGLLCFSDKNERYIRPSDGMKHGYSLLSELYKLIPESTKTNISDAILVALNVLRRRSLIFLISDFIDTNYQHNLKALARKHDLIVIHLYDLRETSLPRLGIIPLYDAEKQRTTWVNTSSSQYREDMANRFQSRSAELEKLCHQNRADYISINTQEDYVPALIRLFKIRRYAKGGMASS, from the coding sequence ATGTTTGAACTGTTTTTGGGGAAACTCCGAAAGTACGAAATTAGGATGCGGAAGGCGGTCACCAGTGAGAGACATGGAAACTTTCATTCCGTTTTTAAAGGCTCCGGACTGGAATATGACGATCTGCGCCTGTATCAGTACGGCGACGATGTTCGTGCTATAGACTGGAATACGTCGGCAAAAGGCCATGGAACTTTTATAAAAATTTTTAAGGAGGATAAGGAACAAACAGCATTTTTTATGCTGGATGTGAGTGCTTCACAGCGTGTTGGAGAGATAAATAAACTCAAAATTGATATCGCCAAAGAAATCTGCGGTGTATTGACTTTATCCGCGATTCAGGAAGCGAGCCGGGTGGGTCTGTTGTGTTTTTCAGATAAAAATGAAAGATATATTCGCCCGTCGGACGGAATGAAACATGGATATAGCTTGCTTTCTGAACTTTATAAACTGATACCGGAATCAACAAAAACTAATATTTCAGATGCTATTTTAGTTGCGTTAAATGTTTTGAGGCGACGTAGCCTTATATTTCTGATTTCTGATTTTATTGATACCAATTACCAGCATAACCTGAAAGCGCTTGCCAGAAAACATGATCTGATCGTCATTCATTTGTATGATCTTCGGGAAACGAGTTTGCCAAGGCTGGGAATTATTCCGCTTTACGACGCGGAAAAACAACGGACAACCTGGGTAAATACTTCATCCAGCCAATACCGTGAAGATATGGCCAATCGTTTTCAAAGCAGAAGTGCGGAACTGGAAAAACTTTGTCACCAGAACCGCGCAGATTATATTTCCATTAATACGCAGGAGGATTATGTACCGGCTCTAATCCGCCTTTTCAAAATCAGACGGTATGCCAAAGGCGGGATGGCTTCATCCTGA
- a CDS encoding DUF4296 domain-containing protein, producing the protein MTRRIINFSFSLILVGSITMIFAGCYKEETPPDGTLSEEKMADILTDIHIAESRVTRLQLKSLDSSILIFDQLKQEVWKKNKVDTLVYKNSYSFYMTHPQYMTRIYENVVKQIEQREKTKNIKP; encoded by the coding sequence ATGACGCGACGGATTATTAATTTCTCATTCAGTTTGATATTGGTGGGAAGTATAACCATGATTTTTGCGGGCTGTTATAAGGAAGAAACACCACCAGATGGAACACTTTCTGAGGAAAAAATGGCAGACATTTTAACCGATATTCATATTGCAGAATCGCGTGTTACCCGTTTACAGCTCAAATCTCTGGATTCTTCTATCCTTATTTTTGATCAGCTTAAACAGGAGGTTTGGAAGAAGAATAAAGTGGATACGCTTGTTTATAAAAACAGTTATTCTTTTTACATGACACATCCGCAATATATGACGCGTATTTATGAAAACGTGGTGAAGCAAATTGAGCAGAGGGAAAAAACCAAAAATATAAAGCCTTGA
- a CDS encoding polyprenol monophosphomannose synthase — translation MNQNIVVIPTYNEIENIEAIIRKVFSLSKPFDVLIIDDGSPDQTGAAVKELQKEFSGSLHLVERKGKLGLGTAYIHGFKWALEKGYEYIFEMDADFSHPPEDLIRLYQACAEQGHDAAIGSRYITGVNVVNWPINRVLMSYFAGYYVRTVTGMPIMDPTAGFICYTRKVLETIDLDHIRFIGYAFQIEMKFNSWKYGFDIVEVPIIFTDRTKGASKMSRGIFKEAILGVLSLKVNSYFKRYIPAKKQVQK, via the coding sequence GTGAACCAAAATATTGTAGTAATCCCCACCTACAACGAAATTGAAAATATTGAAGCGATTATCCGAAAGGTTTTCAGCCTTTCAAAACCTTTCGATGTATTAATTATTGATGATGGCTCACCAGATCAAACTGGCGCTGCGGTGAAGGAATTACAGAAAGAATTTAGCGGATCTCTTCATCTCGTTGAAAGAAAAGGAAAACTTGGTTTAGGAACTGCTTATATCCATGGTTTCAAATGGGCTCTTGAAAAAGGCTACGAATATATTTTTGAAATGGATGCAGATTTTTCTCATCCGCCGGAAGATTTGATCCGTTTGTATCAGGCTTGTGCTGAACAGGGACATGATGCCGCTATCGGCTCACGCTATATAACCGGCGTAAATGTAGTAAACTGGCCGATCAACCGTGTTTTGATGTCTTATTTTGCAGGATATTATGTGCGGACAGTCACCGGAATGCCAATTATGGATCCTACGGCCGGTTTTATTTGCTATACACGAAAAGTTTTAGAAACGATTGATCTGGACCATATCCGGTTTATCGGTTATGCGTTCCAGATTGAAATGAAATTCAATTCCTGGAAATATGGGTTTGACATTGTAGAGGTTCCAATCATCTTTACAGACCGGACAAAAGGAGCCTCTAAAATGTCTCGCGGGATTTTTAAGGAAGCAATTTTGGGTGTGCTTAGCCTTAAAGTCAACAGTTATTTTAAAAGATATATTCCTGCTAAAAAGCAAGTTCAGAAATAG